Part of the Varibaculum massiliense genome is shown below.
GATGGCTTTTCGTTTTGCATAGTGGCCCAACAGGGGAGCGCTAGGCACTTTTAGATATCGGGTTTCATCGGTTCCGCACCAGAAGTTTTAATCTGAACAGTTTTCAAGTCCAAATGTGGGGGAGGGGGAGGCAGAGCTTCCTGTTGATAGTTTCAAAACAAGCAGAGTTAAATTCAACGCTGGTAGCGATAATCCGCAGGAAGTTCTGCGCCCCGGTAAAAGCATGGCTACCATGGAAAGTAAGGTTTTCGAAGGCAAGTAAGAAAGGAAAATACTCATGGCAGTTCATGACAATGGACCGGAGCCCTATAGCTTCGATCTGGAAACCGAAACTAAGGAAAACACTAACTATCGCACCACCGCCTGGACCGGGAAATATCTGCAGGTAACCCTGATGTCTATTCCGGTAGGGGAATCTATCGGGTTGGAAGTCCACCCCGATAACGACCAGTTCCTGCGTCTGGATGCCGGGAAAGGCAAAGTAGTAATGGGGGATGCCGAAGATAACCTCACCTTCGAACAAGAGGTTTCTGACGGTTGGGCAGTAATGGTGCCTGCCGGGAAATGGCATGACATTATCAATGTGGGGGATGAACCGATGAAGGTCTATGCCATTTATTCCCCCTCCCACCACGCCCAGGGAATCGTGCAGGAAACTTTCGCCCTGGCAGAACAGGACGAGGAATCCGGCAAGGATGTTCCTCCGGAATGGACCGTGCAGCTAGGTAAATAGGTTGCCGCAGCTGAGGATTCTCCGACAAGGCGCGAATTGCGTTTTATTTAGGGAGAACCCTCGGTAACAGCTTAAGGTGGCGCCGTCCTGATTATAGGGCGGCGCCACTTGCTTTTTACTAACAGATATGAGGTCTTAACCCGATTTATAAGCAGCTTGCTTTAGGACTGCAGCCGGTCTAGCGCGGCATCTAGGCGGGTTAGTTTGGCGGTCATTTCACCCGTGCGACCAGGGCGGATATCGGCTTTTAGCACCAAAGCTACCCGCGGGGCAAATTGGGAAACCGCTTCACAGGCGTCTTTGACTACCTGCATACATTCATCCCACTCACCCTCGATAGTCGTGAACATAGAATCAGTGCGGTTAGGCAGTCCCGAATCCCGAATTACTTTTACCGCGGCAGCAACCGCGTCACGAACTCCACCCTCAGCGTCTGAGGTGGAAGGAGTAATAGAAAATGCAACTAACATGCTTTTACTTTAGCTGCTCTGGTTGCAAAAACGACTATATGATTCGTTTCCAAAACCCCATTGCCTGATTTTCGAGTTTAGGAGAGTAGTCGAAGGGAAACTTTAAGCTCCTGCTCGGCAATAAAAGAAACGGGAAAAGGTGAGGAAAATTGCTTGCTGGTTTTAAGTTGCTGATTAGTACGCCGGGCGCTGCCCCTGCTAGGGTTAAAGGGTAGCTAGTTGCTTTTGATTTTCTTCAAGAAGGCTGAAGCAGACAGCTAACAGGCTCCCCGGGCAGCAGGTGTTACCGGTGGTCAGGGGGATGCGGTTGGGCAGTGGGTGAGAATTCAGACGACTTCCCGCTGTCGCGCGCAAAATTTCATACCAGGCAGCTATTTCATATAAGGGAAGACTTTGAATAAGCGGATTTTCGTAAGGAAAAAGAACGATACTACCCAGTTCAATGTCTATGACATTTTCGGTCTCGATGCGGCTGCACTGGAACAAGCCAAGTGCACGGTATTTGCCGAGGTAAATCAGGATATTGTTCTCGATGAGATTGATATCGACGACTATTACGTTGTCGAATATTTGCCCGGTCAGTTTGATCAACGCGCCGATGCCGCTGAAAAATGCCTAGAACTCCAGGGCTATACCGCTACCGTTAAATGCGGATACGGACGTACGGGCGAGGTTAAGTTCAACCCTATCGAGATGCGCCTCAAAGATATGTCGGTGCTGGAAAACGAAACTTATACCCCCAACCGGCAGTTACCGCCCAGCATTGAAATCACCGAAGATTACTATCAGCAAGCCTCCTTGGCGATGACCAAGGAGGATTTGCTTTTTATTAAAGAATATTTTGATAGCATCGGGCGTTTGCCTACTGAAACTGAAATCAAAGTAATCGATACTTACTGGTCAGACCATTGTCGGCATACCACTTTTGAAACTGAGCTGACAGATGCTACC
Proteins encoded:
- a CDS encoding cupin domain-containing protein, coding for MAVHDNGPEPYSFDLETETKENTNYRTTAWTGKYLQVTLMSIPVGESIGLEVHPDNDQFLRLDAGKGKVVMGDAEDNLTFEQEVSDGWAVMVPAGKWHDIINVGDEPMKVYAIYSPSHHAQGIVQETFALAEQDEESGKDVPPEWTVQLGK
- a CDS encoding thiamine-binding protein, producing the protein MLVAFSITPSTSDAEGGVRDAVAAAVKVIRDSGLPNRTDSMFTTIEGEWDECMQVVKDACEAVSQFAPRVALVLKADIRPGRTGEMTAKLTRLDAALDRLQS